From the Sardina pilchardus chromosome 11, fSarPil1.1, whole genome shotgun sequence genome, the window CCTGGAGTAGCGACACTCCCCGGTTGTCACTCAAGCGGCTCTGTGCTGCTCtcgcttccccctctctctctctctcgcccggcTGTTCCCCCCCCTCGAGCGCTATCTCCAAGATCTCTGTTTATGTGCAGTATTTTGTGTGAAGGTGACCTGTATTTAccctcgctcttcctctcttcccctctctctctctctctctctctctctctctcacagatggAGTCTCCTGTCTCCACGCCAGCCCCGCCCCCACTCCACCTCTTGGCGCCGGTGGGGACGGCCACTGACATCGCCTCGCCCTGCGAGCAGATCATGGTGCGCACGCGCTCCGTGGCCGTCAACACGGCCGAGGTGGCACTGGCCACCGAGCCCGAATGCCTGGGGCCCTGCGAGCCGGGCACCAGCGTCAACCTGGAGGGCATCGTCTGGCAGGAGACCGAGGATGGTGAGTCGGCTGTTTCGATGTGTTCCGTGCCGTTGTTTATGCCTGGTTTACCCGGTCGGTTGTTACTTTAATTGATGATGATTAACTCCATTATGGTTATATCACGTGGCCTTGCAGTTGCCTCCAACCCCCTTTTTTTCCGTTGGTGGTTCACATTCACAGTGGGCTATTAAAGGCACTTGTCAGAAAGATTATGGAGGAAACCAGAAACAAGAACCAAGCTTTATTCACcctaacacagcacaacacttaCATGCTTTGGCCTTTTAGTCCCAGCCaaaaccgtttttttttttttttccttcggATGTTTGACTTCTGAATGGGTTATTTTAGTAATGCCACTGGTGGACTGCCCAGTTGAAAAAAGGCAATATAAAAATGCCTAAAGATAATTACAAGAAACAATCAGCTATGATTGAGCTCTACCAAGTGACCGTGCCAAGAAACACAAGAGTCTGTTCTCGCTTGTTGGCAGCCAGGAAAGTCCAGCAGCTTATCTGCGGTGTCCTGGTTTGTCTTTAAAAAGGCAGCGCATAaagaaggggtggagggggggcggCTAGGCAGCTTCATCAGCATTCCAAACGCTCTGCCTGTCTGAatgttctcctctccctctcctgctgtgGGCACAGCGTGTCTGACTCACCCAGTCCTCGTCAgtgatgccgtgtgtgtgtgtgtgcgtgtgtgtgcgtgtgtgcgtgcgcgcgcgctcaTGCAGCCAGCTGCACTTACTCTGTTTCTGTACTGGGGAGAGCCACCACGGttgagagcgatagagagaacaaggctctgtgtgtgcaggggtctaTGGCCCTCCAGCTACTAGAGCAAGACCTGGTTCATTCTCACAAAATGGAAGAGAGCGTGGAGGAGCAGGGGCTGTGTCAGCTTACCTCTTGGGTTCACTCTGATATTTCATCTGTCCTGCACAATTtccttctgcttttttttttttttttttttcagccagCGTAGCACTAGCAAGGTTTTTTTATCGACTGTGGGTTTCAAAGAAAACAAGTTCTTTCACCTCAGCAGTAAAATTATAATGGAGGGTTGTGCGCTGTGTGAAAGTGATGTGGTATTATGTAGGTCAGGGTTAGACTAATGTAGAACTTAATTGCTGTTAGCGTGGAGTTGTTTTGTGTAGCACTGCTTGCTTTGTAATGCTATTCAGTGATGCACTCCAGTATAAATGAGCAGAGAGCTCTAATATAGCTCTGTATTTTTCTATGGAGGTTATGTTTGGTCTGATCGTACTCATGAATCAATGTGTCGTGAGGGTGTAACTGTTTAGAGTCAAAGTTGGAAACGGTTCTCGTGTCTGTGGTTAAGATCAAGTAATTTTGGGAACTGTGGAATTTGGAGAGTGATCAACTTTGACATTGCAGCACACACAACCCTTAGATAAAATGCGAGCAGCACAACAGAAATAATTAGaactgaaatgaaaacacaGAAGACCCAAAAATGGAATCTACATTCGTGCTCGTATTTAGTGACTTCAGTCATCAACTTGATCAACATGAACTGTAACAAAGAAAGTACAGATGAAAAGGAATCACGGTATGCTTTTTATGTTCATGTTGCGTTTTGCTAAATTAGAAATCAAGCTAGGAATATAAAATATAGAGTAGTTATAAAAAGAGCAGCATTTCACCTGCAAAGCCACCACTGTGTGTCTTTAGCTCTGCAATAGCATTTTGTGATATGAAGATGTGAGATATCTTTATCACAAGGTTGGCTACACTGCCATTCCATTCCATCTCTGCAGATATATCATCATGCAGTGTAGTCCTTGGATGATTATATATGATGCATAGCTGTGCAGGAAAATGAGGCCTAGAATAGCTATGATGTTTTCTATGTGTGGCCATGTTAAGTTCCTAACAATGCCTTTGCTCTGTATGAGCTGGGCTTGCTAAAGGCTTCTGTTGCTTTGGTGTGAGCACAGGATCCACCAGTGTGATGCTCATTTGAAGACTGTGTTCCTCCACCCGAGCAGCAGACAGATTGGTATCTTTAGTGGTACACTCATGTGGGTGGAAAGCTGAGCACAGACGGGTCCTTTGGCAGAGAATGCATCTCTCAGATAAAAGTCGCTttgagatgtgttttttttatttttttttttatttatttccgtAGTGTGTCAACCTCTCTGAGAAGCAAGGCTATCAGCCAGGAGACCCACATTTTCTTGCAGCAGGGTTGCATATATTCTAAAAGTATCACCTTGCAACACACTAGTGTGGTTGACGTTGTTGTTTGAGGTTTGCTAAGGTTTCTCCATCAGGATGtgactagggatgtaacggtatgaaaatttaaccccacggttatagtgaccaacattatcacggttttcggtgtTATCGCGGTATtttagaaaatgtgtgtagggcctacaatatgttaagaaagcactgataggtgTACACAAGCTGCAATAGTTTAAAGGAAaatgtgacagtgtttattacattaaaatataggcaaacccttactGCCTTCATCAGGATACCggtcattcacagcagtggcaatcctagtctctgctcaaccctccacacacagagaaaatggcttgtcttgtttctattgtatattttgaattcatacactttatatattttgctaatagtttataatatctgcataattacttatagctaaacaTATTCAGtattttgaatacttcatattgatttttaaactacacttgtctttaatgacattacaggggtgttgtgtaggtctaattgagtgcctgtcactttaagagatacgtgaagtaggctaattatattaaccttcattcggttttaggaaagttgtcgtgcatagttcaaggatgtccgttttcattgaataaaatgaatgttcaaagaattaacaagtcaaagaaaatattgctggaatcatagaaaagataagtgtcttgcaatgttaacttctatgattttggtgagcactagactactgtaggctactgatagacatgacgcgtgagctaacgggatagttacctagatggaactctctcaaggtgtaaaagtttgccaatgggctgtgtagcttttttcggaaattgaattaaacacaacagtaggcctaatgaactaaattccatagctcactgtaggtaggttaccgtggcattgtgctcacttttccTTGGTTAGAAATGTTAAattggctgcttatagcttaacttatgatctggagtttggtatctgttatatccaatgagtgacaccctgcgctcaacataaaacttcacagcattctcctgataacgttagtggaatagatttaatgtgaacatgtaggcctacataaaaagacgcagagtggctgcatacagcgcacgttttggggtgaaaatgttgcgccctttaaaagcaggtgtagccttatccaaattgtggttaaatccatcaattagacaatagAATTAGTAAGGTAGGCTAacgttttgtttcatagtagcctaccagcttgtgtcaaaaacaggctcggatgaagctgggaggaattaaacacacGGTTAccagtatcaaccgtgataataatgatatttcaaatgaacgcggtaattgttatcgtcaacatttttatcatggtttaccgtcacaccggtaatcgttacatccctagatGTGACACACTTTATTGGCTTCTGGTAAtggtttgtgttttctttttatatatatccTTTGTGCATTGGTCTGTTTTGCCGTTTGACTTGCTTTTGAGATTGTCTGAATGTGGCTAAAGAATCTCCCTGCTCTAAAAATGTGATCTAATAAATGAATCAAGGCCCTTTATTGTCGTGAGAGAGCTGCCTTTGTTGTCATGTTGTGTTCTCATTTCAATGGATCTTATTCCTCGTTATTAGCACATCGTTGCTATGTAACCACAGTCTCTTGGCTAGGGTTTAATTTGGAGCTCTTGTTTCAAGCCCCATTCCAGGCCTGCTGTGAAGGCAGTGCTTGTCTTGTCTTTCCCCTGGAGTGCCTTAAAAAGACAGCACTTGAGCTGCCTGGCAATTTAGAAGCAAATGAGATCTTTCCAATGCCTGACTGGTAAAAGAGAAATATCCTCATTTTTCCAGGGTATAGTAAAATTCACTCAATATCCTTTTGAATTATGTGTTTTCTAATATACAGTCCACGGGGGCCCAGAGTAAAGCGCTGTGAAGTAATACTGTTAGGCTATAATTTTGTGTCATCATGGGTTATCCTGGAGAATGCCACTAAAATGCTATCCTAATAGTCACCCATGATGACACACCTCCAGTTTCCTTTTTCTGTCCAAAGATACAATTAGTCTCCTTTGCTTCTTTATGATTTTTGGATTAAAGGTTTGCACGGACTCTCTAAGCAGCACCACAGCCAAAGTGTCAATCAGCTGACACTGAGAACCTCGCTGGAAAGAAAATAAATTTTCCGCTGGTTTCGTGCTCTGCGCTTCATGGAAAAtaagtggagagaagagagacagaccgaTCTGCCACAATCATAGAGAGGTCAGAGTTGGACGGCTAAACACgtgcaaaacaaatcaaaatcgGAAGGCAGAGTGAGTGTGATCATTTTAGAAGCACGCTCTTCGACACAAGTCTCTCCATCGGAATACCGCAGTGAGCCGAGGGGTCGCAGCGGTGTGGTATCGGCCGTCTCAAAGCTTCCATGCTGATACCTAGCAAATGTCAACTGTTAAATGCGGGGGAAGTTTATTGCTGTGGAAATGCAGCCTTGAGCGCCTTTGCACAGAGGCTGCTGTGGCTGAATGCCAGGGAAATTGAGCAGCATCCAGCCAGCCAACAAGTCAGGCAGCCAGTCGCCCTGATGTCAACCCTCTCACTGTAGGCTGTGTAGCCCTCCAGATGTCTCCAACAAAATTGAGCAAAGTCAAAAGATCAATGATGGATAGCCTACTATTTCTAATGTACACTGTGTCCGTTGTTTAGATAAATCAAAATGGATAGGGGGGGGTGAGTCATttctagcctgtgtgtgtgttgcaccgCGCTGTCCCCTTGAGACcaggcagcagtgtgtgtgctctctcgtATTTATAGATGACCCATAAAATGTCCTCAAACAATCAGACAGATTCCTGCTCTGATTCAGACAGACTTTCAGTATACCCTGGAGGGGAGCCTGCGTCGGGAGGATTGTCAGTGAAATGTCTGTCAGTGTTAAATCTGACAAAATTGTCAAATCTGTTCAGCACTTCTTTATGTGTAGTGCAGCCACttttgtcacttttttttttgcttgagaCAGTGCACTACATCCAAGGAGCCAGAAGCCCAACTTAATTGAGTATATTCACAGCTTTACCTATTCCTATATTTGGGCTATTATGTTGGCCGTTTGTGTTAAATTGAATGAAAAGATAGATCTGGTGAAAAGGATGGCGCCGAATAACTGCCTAGGATTGCTGCCATTGTCCTTATGGTCTGGAAATATGGAGACACTAAATCGCAtggagtaggcctacttattagCAAGTTGTACGACGAGGTTTATTTGAAGTGATCTGTCTGACCCAAATTGAACGAGGGGGGTGCACCGTGCTCCACTGAAATGCTCCTACTTTGATTTCCCCTTCTAAAAACCGGGAGGAATGAGTCTCCCAAATGAGCTGTTAGAGGACAGCCAGCGCATTGCTGTTGGTCACTGGCCACTCACCTTTTGTGGGTTTGCTTTTGGAAATTTGTAGGGCCTTAGTGGGTCATGTAAGCATAAATTTGCTGGTTTTGGCACTGTCTCTTTAGCTCCGTCTGGaaggaagcaaaaaaaaaaaaaaaaagatatgggAAAAGGAGACAGTGCAGATTCCTGGACCCTTCATCATTCAAACGCTGATGTAAATATTTTAACAGAATTCTCTGGACCGCTCAGAGGGGTGATTTCAGGGACCTGAGAGACCCGGGGGCCGATTGAATTGTATGGATCAGCAGGGTTTTAGGGTCACGGGTGAGCgcgtggaggaggaagaagccTGGCCAGGGCTCTCCACGTAATGATAAGCTTCCCTAAGCTAATGTGAGACAACACTCCAATGGCCTTTAGAGCTTACGGTGTTTTCCAACAGGCCATTTGATAAAAGATGCCCTGAGAATCCCTTATTTTTGTCGGCCAGCTGTCGTGGCAGTAGTGCTAAGGTGTTGCCGACCAAAGTGGCCTGTACAGTTGGCTAAATCTTAATTAATCCTTCAACTCGTATTGAAATATGGTCCAGACATCTGCTGAAGGAgtatgctctgctctgctctgctgactGAAAcagaacggggggggggggggggggaggggtagtggagagagtggaggttGGAAAAAGGTCTCTTGTAACAATAAGGGGAGCCTGCCAAAAGTCTtgcccctccttcctcctcctgcctccccTGCAAAATCCTATAGCACTACATAAGTGGAGTCTCAGCAGCGAATGTCACTTTCTCTAGCCTAGTCTGTATTGATTAGGGGTGCGAATACAGCGATGCTCATCTAAAGGACACACCTCTACCGAACCCACAAGGTGTTGAACAAGGGCCTTATTGAACATCAGGCACACAAAAAATCCCTTTTTCCAACGCTTCAGCCGTTTCCACAGTGCTGTAATACCACTTTTTcttgttctcttttctcttcccccctgcctccactctttctctctccctcttctcattCTTGCTCTCTTCGCACACTGCTGCAAAGTCGGGTGGAGGACACCATCAAATCATTTTACATATAAATGATTCACTGTGCCGTGTAGAGCTCTCAGCCGCCAAAGTCATGAACTGCactgtggaaatagaaaaggcagCCGTGAGAGTGCTGCCCTTGGAAACCTCTGTTTGATCTATTATAATGGAGAGTCGAGAGTCTGCCTGAAGCCTGTGGGGGTgagggaagggagaaagagaaagaaagaaggctCTGAGATGGGTTACATGCTTGGGAGAACGAACCGCAGTGCCATGAAGGCAGTGTGAAATAAAAGCTTATCTGTCCTGACACTTTGTATTTACTGGCTTGTGCTTTTTGTCCCGTTTCAGGCATGCTGGTGGTGAATGTGACCTGGAGGAATAAGACATATGTCGGGACGCTGTTGGATTGCACCCGACACGACTGGGCACCACCAAGGTAAACGAACGAGATTGGCCAGTCAAACTCTGTATTCAAAAATGTCCAGTATGTTATATCTCCCCCTTTGCACCAATCATAGTAAACATGCTGGAAAGGTTTTCATATTAGCAAGTCCTTTGTGCAATCATGAGTGACACCCCCTTTGTTTCACAGAGGAGCCACAGTGTGAGAGCCAAGAGCCTCATTACAATCAGTACTTGCAATTACATGTCCTCATAGTCACTATGCCAGTTAACAAGCTCGATTGGAGGGCTCTTTGAACTTCACAGATTAATATTCTAGTCTATTGTTGGCGAGTTACTGTGTTTGCCTTTATGGTTTCTCTCACTGATGATGCtgttaattgctctaaaaaacTACATTTCTGTGAAATGTTTTAGCTTAGTTGTTAGTGTTGTTAGTTTCAGATGTGAAATTGTGTGGTATATCTTTATGAGGTCAGGGCTATTGCTTATTAGATTCTTTCCTGGCTATTAGACCTATGCTACAGTGTATTCATATTTGTATTTCATATGTGTATTCACACATAATTATTCAACAGACATCGTTATATTTTGTTCTCTGCGGGTTGTTAGATTAGTTATGTTCATTCTCATACCACTTAAAGCACAAAATGGTGGCCGGCTACTTCTCCCCAGCCATTTGTTCATAAGTGCATTTACCATTTTCCAGCCACTATTGTCTGGATTATATTACATAACAGTCAAGATGTTTGTCATGCATTCTTTGAGCAATCTAAAATGGATTATGTTGTATCTGATCGGTGTAATAGTATTTTACTGTtcattttcccctccctctttaACGTCAGTGTATAAAAAGACCTCCATTCTATGTCATGTCTGGATAGTTCAGAAAGGTAAAAGGAATATGTAAGATGAATAAGTTTGGAGAGGGGATTTTGGAATGAGTTTTCTGCTTAAGGCATACTTACATTACACAGCTGCCATCTCTTCCAAAGTTGACGTTTGCTCAGAGCTTAACTGATATGTCAGGTGCCGACTCTTAGTAATTtgttctctctgcttcctcttGCCTTAAAATGATTTTTATGAGTGTGCCAGTTTTATTGCGTATCTCAGCAACAATTTCATCTTTGCACTTGCTTCTCACCAGAGATTTGTGAAAGTGAAACACCCCTTGGATCTAATGTGTCATGACAGACTAGCATAGTGCATTTTAGACATTTGGGATCTCTAAAAAACAAATGGCTACAATATGAGAACGGGATATCTTTGGAATGACATAGAACACGGAGAGGAGCCAATGCACATAAATCATCTAGGAGAAGACGTACTGAAGTGCAGCTTTGCATTTAAGTTTGATATAAATAGAGTTGtggacatagagatgtgttcCTGCCAGATTTTTGATTACCAGCCCTGGAGAGACTCCGGGGCAGATGGACTAACACGTTAGCGCCCATTATAGATGCAGTTCCGCTGCAATCTGTGCCTAAAAAGGTGGCATGGTTTGTATGAACAGACTGCACAGGGATAACACCACATTCTGGCGGCTGCAGGAGTGCAGAATGACAAGTTGGGAGACGAGGAGTGACATATTCTGTTTCATGTATGAATgttgtatgcatgcatacatatatcTGCCCTTCAGTATGATACTGAATTATTTTGAGAATAGGGCTAATTTGTTTTCCTGATGCTCCAGATGTGTTTTCCATCAATATTACTACCATTATTACAATATTACCGTCACTGTTATAGTTATTGGCAATGACGGTCTTAATACATTGAATTGCTGTAGTACACActaatgttttttatttttgaaaatgttaGACATGGTTAACACAATTACCTGTTTCAAAGCTTACTATTTGTGTTTTGTCAGGTTTTGTGAGTCTCCAACTAGTGACTTGGAGATGAGGAATGGTAGAGGCCGTGGTAAGAGGATGAGGCCCAACACCAACACGCCTGTCAATGAGAACAGCAACTCCTCGGACAACAAgggcagcaacaacagcaagacCCGCGCAGGCTCCAATAGCAAGGGTCGCCGTGGCAGCCAGAACTCTTCGGAGCGCCGCACCCCGCCCAACAGCAACACCGAGGACGTGAAGGCGAGCCCTTCCTCGGCAGGCAAGCGTAAGAGTAAGCCAGCCTCTGACATGGAGCCAAACTCGAGCTCCGAGGACACCAAGGGTAACAAACGCATGCGCACAAACTCCAGTAGTGGAGGGGGACCTCTCGCTATGCCTATCCCCAACATCAAGACTGAggccctccccccaccactagACCGCAACTGTTCTTCTCCGGTGCTCATTGACTGCCCACACCCCAACTGCAACAAGAAGTACAAGCACATTAATGGCTTGAAGTATCATCAGGCTCGTGCTCACAATGATGACGACATCAAACTGGACATGGATGGGGACAGTGAGTATGGGGAAGACTCAACTCTGCATCCTGAATCAGGGGGTTGCAATGGAGCCTCCATTTCGCAGAAGGGCTCCCTTTCCCCTGCGCGATCTGTGACGCCCAAAGGGAGGGGATTTGATGCTCATAGCCCGTCTCCTTCCCCGGGCAAGTTTGGCTCTAAGCAGCCAAGCAAAAAGAGGAATGGGGACGTGGACCCAGAGGCTTGTGGCACACCCATGGACGGTTGCGAAGATGGCCCTTGTCTGACTGACGAGGCTAGCAACGATGGGGTGGAGGACAAGAAAAGCCTAGACAAGGACAAGTCTAAAAAGTCTAGCAGTAGTGCCAAGTCTGACAAGCTACAGCAGAAGAACATTAAGTCTTCTCGGCCCATGCCTCAAACCATACCACCTCAGCAGCTGTACTCCCTGCAAGCCTCACCTTTCCCAGGTGGAAGTCCGAGCAACCCTGGCCAAGGAATGAGCTCAACGATACAGGGTATCCCCAAGAGCCCTCAGCTGAAGGCTATACAGCCCAAGCCCTCAGCCATGGGAGATCCCTCTTCTATGAGCCCCGCAATGAGCGGCTCCAAGGATAAAAAGAAGAAGGACAAGAAAAAGAAGGATCCTGGGAAGGAGGCAGACAGTCCCAAGCCGTCTGGTAAAGGAGGAAGGCCCGATGGGGGAAAGAGTCCGTACTCTGAATCTTCAGACCCTGGAGGCAAGAGCGACAGCCTCCTGAATGGCTCAGACCCACACCAGAGTCGCCTGGCCAGCATCAAGGCTGAGGCAGATAAGATCTACAGCTTCTCGGACAATGCTCCCAGTCCATCCATTGGGGTGGCCAGTCGGATTGACAGTGGTGGGGTAGGGCAGCCACTCAATCCCTTGCATGTGGTCACTCAGAATGGGGCTGACAATTCTTCAGTGAAGACTAACAGCCCAGCTTACTCTGACATCTCAGATGCTGGAGAGGATGGGGAAGGCAAGGTTGAGGGAATGAAAAGCAAGACTGAAGACCAAACTGTGAGGGAGGGAGCCAAGAAGGCCCTTTTCGCTGGCCAGCCTCCTAACAAGGAGTCTCCATACTATGCCAGCTATGATAACTACTATTCTCCCAATTACACCAATCCCAGCCCAGGTGCTGCTAACATGGGTGGCCCAATGGTAGAAGGCCCAAATGTGAAGATAAAGAAAGAGGAGGACTCCGAGCACCAGAGCGAGGAGAAGGGGAAACTCGAGCTGCATGATGAGCGCAAGGCTGAGCTCGGCGCCCCAGGCCAGCAGCAGTCACAGCaccctcagcagcagcagcagcagccctcgGTCATTCAGCAACGCTCCAACATGTACATGCAGCCGCTCTACTACAACCAGTACTACATGCCACCTTATGGATATCCGGATCAGGTTTACCATAACCACCTGATGAACACCAACGCGGCCTACCGACAACAGTATgaggagagacaaagacaggtgGCTGAGCAGCACCGAGCTACGGAGAAGAAGTCGTCGGAGACGCCCtcgaaggagagagaaggtcCACTGGTGAAGGAGGAGTGGAAGCAGA encodes:
- the LOC134095238 gene encoding zinc finger protein 609-like, whose protein sequence is MSLSGGTAGGKGVDSNAVDTYDSGDEWDIGVGNLIIDLDADLEKDKLEMSGTKEGGGMAAPPSAVAALPDNIKFVSPVPAPQGKESKSKSKRSKNSKDNSKAPTGDGAKKESQSRPQAEATGTAASAGGTGNSTPSKGVEKGAKASRNVPNTKKDKDGSSGKSKKEKEVLGGPVAVVAIEREVAPQAQALGGTRNASFENTQSTADSTEAEEHGNSTLEPVGIVPPLAIKTEPEEMDSSDCRALKKVKNEKMESPVSTPAPPPLHLLAPVGTATDIASPCEQIMVRTRSVAVNTAEVALATEPECLGPCEPGTSVNLEGIVWQETEDGMLVVNVTWRNKTYVGTLLDCTRHDWAPPRFCESPTSDLEMRNGRGRGKRMRPNTNTPVNENSNSSDNKGSNNSKTRAGSNSKGRRGSQNSSERRTPPNSNTEDVKASPSSAGKRKSKPASDMEPNSSSEDTKGNKRMRTNSSSGGGPLAMPIPNIKTEALPPPLDRNCSSPVLIDCPHPNCNKKYKHINGLKYHQARAHNDDDIKLDMDGDSEYGEDSTLHPESGGCNGASISQKGSLSPARSVTPKGRGFDAHSPSPSPGKFGSKQPSKKRNGDVDPEACGTPMDGCEDGPCLTDEASNDGVEDKKSLDKDKSKKSSSSAKSDKLQQKNIKSSRPMPQTIPPQQLYSLQASPFPGGSPSNPGQGMSSTIQGIPKSPQLKAIQPKPSAMGDPSSMSPAMSGSKDKKKKDKKKKDPGKEADSPKPSGKGGRPDGGKSPYSESSDPGGKSDSLLNGSDPHQSRLASIKAEADKIYSFSDNAPSPSIGVASRIDSGGVGQPLNPLHVVTQNGADNSSVKTNSPAYSDISDAGEDGEGKVEGMKSKTEDQTVREGAKKALFAGQPPNKESPYYASYDNYYSPNYTNPSPGAANMGGPMVEGPNVKIKKEEDSEHQSEEKGKLELHDERKAELGAPGQQQSQHPQQQQQQPSVIQQRSNMYMQPLYYNQYYMPPYGYPDQVYHNHLMNTNAAYRQQYEERQRQVAEQHRATEKKSSETPSKEREGPLVKEEWKQKASGPPALSKAPSLSDLGKSQPMGGKSKDSASSMEGNKSVIIPKGEESKMASQQAEGLKMKLSEGGHHGKEEPKTSMESGRQTGMEQAMWYRQDAYGYPNKFPDAQKQQQMEEERERDRKGKDERPRPKEMSSKEESKDCSDSRTSVGSSEDHRGPQKDPRPNTHMQFPTTLAQHQPYVPYMHGYPYSQGYDPNHPGYRGMSSVMMQNYPGSYLSAGYSFSPYGGKVGSGEEGEKSRASPTVSSKVASESKALDILHQHASQYKSKSPTVGDKPQSHERERGASERDRERDRDRDRERERDRERERDMDRPRSSPSQRVMPSHHHLGYPLLSGQYDIPYATGLSSSAIVASQQTSAPSLYPPARR